Proteins from a single region of Desulfolutivibrio sulfoxidireducens:
- a CDS encoding phosphate/phosphite/phosphonate ABC transporter substrate-binding protein yields the protein MPNDAVTASPSAAPLPRHVAGLAVLVLLAFLAPGCEKDDERAYSPTYGPEPAQEIGRYVFGVHPLHNPKKLHEVYGPLIEYLNSRLKTANIELTLEASRSYESFDEKLYSGHFHFALPNPYQTIRSVEHGYVIFGKMGNDEDFRGIILLRKDSPIKDVSDLRGKTISYPAPTALAATMMPQMFLMEHGVDVRSEVDNLYAGSQESSIMSVYVKQSAAGATWPPPWRNFQKDRPDIARDLYVKWQTDPLPSNGLVVRGDIPGPVRDRVAAILFSLQESPDGRAILERLPLSSFVPADNATYAPVHEFLARFKASVRNPEE from the coding sequence ATGCCCAATGATGCTGTGACCGCTTCTCCATCGGCCGCGCCGTTGCCGCGACATGTGGCCGGCCTTGCCGTGCTGGTTCTCCTTGCCTTCCTTGCTCCGGGCTGTGAGAAGGACGATGAGCGGGCATATTCCCCGACATACGGTCCGGAGCCAGCCCAGGAGATCGGCCGGTATGTCTTCGGGGTGCACCCGCTGCATAACCCCAAAAAGTTGCACGAGGTGTACGGGCCGCTGATCGAATATCTCAATTCTAGGCTGAAAACAGCGAACATCGAACTGACCCTCGAGGCGTCCCGCAGCTACGAATCTTTTGATGAAAAATTGTACAGCGGACATTTTCACTTCGCACTGCCCAATCCATATCAAACCATCCGCTCGGTGGAACACGGATATGTGATTTTCGGAAAAATGGGCAATGATGAGGATTTCCGAGGCATCATCCTGCTGCGGAAGGATTCTCCCATCAAGGATGTCTCCGACCTGCGGGGCAAGACCATCTCCTATCCCGCCCCCACCGCCCTGGCCGCCACCATGATGCCCCAGATGTTTCTCATGGAGCACGGGGTGGACGTCAGATCCGAGGTGGACAACCTCTACGCGGGATCGCAGGAGTCCTCCATCATGAGCGTGTACGTGAAACAGTCGGCGGCCGGCGCCACATGGCCTCCACCCTGGCGTAACTTCCAGAAAGACCGTCCGGACATAGCCAGGGATCTCTATGTGAAATGGCAGACCGATCCTTTGCCGAGCAATGGATTGGTGGTGCGCGGGGATATCCCCGGACCGGTCAGGGACAGGGTGGCCGCCATCCTTTTCAGTCTGCAAGAGTCGCCGGATGGCCGGGCCATCCTTGAGAGGTTGCCGCTCTCCAGCTTTGTTCCGGCCGATAACGCCACCTATGCCCCGGTTCATGAGTTTCTTGCGCGGTTCAAGGCCAGTGTCCGCAATCCGGAGGAATGA